The following proteins are co-located in the Schistocerca nitens isolate TAMUIC-IGC-003100 chromosome 2, iqSchNite1.1, whole genome shotgun sequence genome:
- the LOC126236464 gene encoding uncharacterized protein LOC126236464 → MGSWFGFLAHIMALLNDLSLKLQKENNLIKDMISKINAFQYKLKLLKNNISEKNAQHFPELASVQEGAHFEKYVEVLQSLENEFNDRFQEITYLQPIVDVSVKPSLMDIESAPSDLHFKLIDLQSDVHRKDVFYNTKGLLQFYQNLPKEEFPKLHREASKIISMFWFHLCMRKVFFCFVLYKN, encoded by the exons atgggtagctggtTTGGATTTTTAGCacacattatggctctcctaaatgatttaagtctgaaactccaaaaagaaaacaatctcatcaaagatatgatcagcaaaataaacgctttccagtataaactgaagctcctcaaaaacaacatttcagagaaaaatgcgcaacactttcctgaactag catctgtgcaggaaggagcgcactttgaaaaatacgtcgaggtgctacaatccctcgAAAATgagtttaacgaccgattccag gaaattacataCCTGCAGCCAATTGTTGATGTTTCTGTGAAACCTTCTttgatggatattgaaagtgcgccttcagatttacatttcaaactaattgatttgcaaagcgatgttcaccgaaaggatgtgttttacaatacaaaaggtttgctccaattctaccagaatttgccgaaggaagaatttcccaagttacacagagaagcatcgaagattatttctatgttttggttccacttgtgtatgcgaaaggtttttttctgttttgtcttgtacaaaaactag